The Caldicellulosiruptoraceae bacterium PP1 nucleotide sequence GGATTGTTTGTTCCTCCTCTGCTCCTTGGAATAATGTGATCTACTGTCAATTTGCCCGAACATGGTATATCAGGTCTTAACTTGGCATAATGACATTTAAAACCATCTCTGATTTTCACATACTCCTTAACACTGTCAAATCCTTGCATTTCTCCTTGTTGATATTCTTTCCCATATATATTAGGATTTTGTAACACTTGTGTATCAAATTGCCCTACTTCTACTTTGATTTCTGTTATCGGAATTATCTGAGCAAGTTTTTTGATGATATTGTAATGTGCCTCTACTCTTGCCCTTATAGATGGTGGTAACCATTCTTCATGTCTTTTACGGTTAAGAAATCTTGGTTTGCGATAACGTGTTTTTCTATTTCTTCTTGTTCTTCTGAGCCTTCGTCTTATTTCTATGTTTTCTTTTATGTCCTGCCTCAACTCTACTTGTGCCTTGTAAATTATTCTGCCGTCTTCAGTTGTAACTGCTATACCAACATTTTTACTTCCTGCGTCAATTCCTGCTATACACTTCTGCTTATATCCGCTACTTCCATACAAAAGTTGAATCGTGAAAGGTTCTTTCTTAACCACTTTTGCTTTTCCCTGTTTCAGCAGTTTTCTTGCCTTTGAAGGTTTACATGGCATTAATGGTTTGCCATGCTTGTTAAGTACGAACACTATCATAAAGTATTCCTCCTTTTGGAGTTATTTGCCCATCCCCAATGTTATTCCTGCTTGTTATGTCTACTGCACTGTCCCTACCCCACAGAACTGTTTAGCAAGTAGACGACAGAGTTTGGAACTTGGGCATCATTCCAGAGTGTCATCACAGGAATAACGTAGCCCCGTCTGGTTTACACCAGGTGGCTGAGGGTAGTCAACCCAAGGCTCAAGCCTCCGACTTTAGTCGGGGGTAGTTGACCTTTCTTATTTAGTTTTCCTGTTTGATATAGATACATTATAAACACCTCTTATATAAGGTTTATCTCCTATTGCTCATATTTATATATAGTTTACTTGGTTTACTTTTACCTTATATTTATATTATATCACATATTATTATTTTTTTATTATTTTTTATAAAAAAATAAGCAAGGTTTTATCCTTGCTCTTGGGGGAGTATTGACTCATTTCTCGTATACTTCTTTTGCAAGTTCTGTATCAAACATGGATATAGCTATAAAAATAAATACGAAATACAGGAAAAACAATACTATTGGTATTATTATTGCCTCTTTGCTTGCTTGACTGGTTATGTCTTGTGTTATTGAGTTGTTATTAAATGGTTTTGCTCTTTGAATCCATTTTTCAATTTGTTTGCTTATTAAGCTATATGTCATTTCGTTTTTATACCCTGTTATCTTTATTTTGTATCGATTTGTAAATTTATCATCAAATACATATAGATAATTCTTATCCTTATAGAAATAATAACTATTATTGTTGACATTAATTATGCCTTTTTTAACTTCCAATTCTTTTGTGTTTGTTATCGCATTATACATAGATATTGAATATTTTTCACAATTTTCTGTTTTTCCATCATTATATATTTTAACAATAGCAAAAGTATATGCTATTGTTATCACAATAAATGTGATTATAACAATTAGTTTTGCTTTCACATTATCACATCTCCTTCTCTTTTTGCTGTTTCTCCTTTAACTGAATTAATTTCCCTACAAGTGGAGTTACAATCCCTAAAGATATATCTGAATACTGGAAACACTCCTTATAGTGAGCAAAACTTACTACAAAAAAATTTCTGTATTTAGCTGTTACTATCCCTATTTTTGTTGTTGTGCCTTCTTTCTTCCCTTGCTTTCCCTTGTTTCTTTCTTGTATTCTAACCTTCTGCCCGAGCCTTAACATTTTCACACGCCCTTTGTTGTTTTTTGTCGAATATTGTTTTTTCTAATGCATATAATAATTTTTGTTCATAAATGTTAAGCGTATATAATTCTTCTAATGCTTGCTCTTTTGTCTTTGGCTTCTTATAATACCTTGCAAAAGATGTCATCGCTTCAAACTTATCTGCAATTGATATTATTTGAACATTAATTGCTTGACTTTGTGTATCGTTGTGATGATTCAAAGCTATATGTGCGTATTCCTTTAAGTTTAGAGTTGTTAATATCATACTTCCATAATAAGTATGGTTTTTTATTATTTGGAGTTCTTCACTTGTCAACTGTATAGATTTGTCTAATAAGCTGTTGGGAAGTAATATTTTCCCTACATCATGCAAAAGACCTGCTGTATAAAAATAATGGCAGTCATATTCCAATTTTTCTGCCATAAGTGAAGATAACATTGCTACATTTAGCGAATGAGTGAGAAGTGTAGGGTTCTTCTCACTCATTAATTGTATTAATATGCTTATGCTTTCGTCCATTTCTGCACCTCAATTCATTGCAAAGTTGGTAATACGCTTAATGGATCAACATATACCCCATTTAACTTTGTTCCAAAATGCAAGTGGTTACCTGTTGACGCACCTGTTGAGTCAGTCCCACCTAATATTTCACCTTCTTTAACTTGTTTTCCTACTTGCACATCTATCTTGGATAGATGGCAATAGATAAACTCATAATTACCACTTTTAAGTATAACTGTTAGTCCTCCACCTCCCCAGTTGCCAGCATGAGTGATTACACCGTCAGCTACCGCAAATATTGGTTCTCCATAGCCTGTTGCTATGTCAATGCCATTATGCATTTTCCATGTATTATATACAGGGTGGAATCTCATTCCAAATGGACTGGTTATGTGTATTTCCCCTGCTATTGGTTTTGCTGTTCCACTTGCCATGAATGTATCTATGTTCCTATATGTTTGTGCTGTTTCGACTACTTTTGCCCCATAGGTTCTTCGACAATATTCGACATCATTTATTCCCCAATAATGAGCCAATGCAGGCATTATTTCATCTTTCCAACCTTCACCTTGCCAATCTATTTGTTCTGGGTTTTTATTGCTCCATTTTTGAATATAACCAGATAAAAGGTGTGTTCCTGCAAGAATTTGTGCTTCTGGGTTGTCCCTGTCTGCAACCACATCAAAACCAAGCTTTGGTGCTATTGCTTCCCAGTTGAATGGTTGAAGTTGCATAAGCCCATAGCACCCAACATTTGAGGTTGCATGTATGTTGAAAGAGCTTTCTCTAAATGCTATTGCTCCCAGTAACCAATATGGAATATTATATCTTTGTTCTGCTTCTTTGAAAAAAGGTAATAATTGTGCTGGTATATATGCTGATGAGGTAAATCCTGCCACATTTTCATAGTCGTTTATCTCTGAAAATACCCAATCAGCGTTCCTTTGCCCATTGATATAACTTTGTGCGTTGTTTACTATCATAGCTTTAACCATTGCAATATCTTCATCTTTATTTTCTTCTTTTATCATATCTTCAAGTCTTGTATAGTCTTTGCTATTCAAAGATTTAAATTCATCTTGAACAGGTATTATTTCGCTTACTTCGTTTATTTCTTCCGAAACAACATAAGGTTGATATTCATTTGTAGTGCAATTTTCTACTATAATAGACGAGTTATAGCTTGGTTTTGTTCCATTTGTTGTTTTCTGTGGATCATTTTTTGATATGATTTCTTGTGTAGTTGACTTTACATATTGCTTGTCCTCTACCTTTTCATTTAGAAAAGTTGAGGATTTACTTTTAGGCTGATTATTCTCATAATAATCTGTTGATTTCTGCATTTTATAAGTTATATCATAGGTATTCTTTATTGTATCTGCTTTTGTTAATAGGTATATAGGCTCTACATCTGTTACTTTTATTTTTTCAGTCCATCTTTCAATGGTTGTTACTGTTGTTGGACTTGGTAAATAAACGCTATATACTGTTGCGTCAACACCTTCTTTTAATGAATATGAATACTGTTTTGTTATTATTTTCTCATAGGTTACTGTTTTAATTGTTTCTACTTGCCTACGATTTTTTATATATTCCCATTCAGGCTTCATTTTTTCTGCTATTGTTGATAGCTTTCTTTTTATACTCTCTAATGTTTGTTCTTCGCTTTCATTCAACTGCAGATATTTGTAATATGAATTAATAAGTGCCGAATTTAAAGAGAGTTCCTCATCAGTTCCGTAATAATCAAGCATAGATCCGTTTACTTCTCTTGCTTTGTCAATTGAATATTGTATCAGCTTTTGATTATCTTCTTTTGATAAAGTATCTGCAATTGCACCATCTTCAAGAAAACTTTGTAATGTAGCTGTTATTAATAAGACTATAAATAATATTGCTACTATTGGTATCCAGTAAGGAGCTGTTTTTAACAAAAGATTTTTAACTTTTTTCTTCGCATAGTTTTTGGCTTTACTTTTTGCATAGTTCTTAACTCTGCTCAATAGCAACACCTCATTATAGTTTTATACAAATAGAGGGGCAGTTAAGGGTCTAAGCTATAAAAATATTAATTGGATTTGGTTTAACTGGTTTAACTGGTTTGATAATAGGTGGCTTGTTTGGTATTTCTGGTATTTTTACCGGTACTGCAAAAGCTATTGATGTTATTGCAAATATCGTGATAAGCCCTAATGTTATCATTCTTATTATTTTTTTCATCTCTTATTCCTCCTTATCTCTTTTTGCCCCTCTATTTTCTACAATGTTAGTTTAAGTAGGAGATACCAAAAAATTTATATGCTAATCTGCAATATTCTAATGCTTTTTGATAGTTCTCCTTAGGATTACCCCTGTATGGTGAGCAAATATATACTGGCTTTCTATATTGCATATCCTTTTACACCTCATTTTTTATCGTTTCAAAATAGAAAAATTTATTTTGAAATCTTTTCCCCCACAGAAAGAACAATGAAGATTTTTAACGTCTTTTTCGCTTATAACAACAATATTGTTTTTACAATTAATGCATTGCAGTGAAATAACGTTACATTCGCTAATATCAATATTTTCTTCTAAATATGATAAGGCTAATTTCTTCCTTGCCATTTTAATATTTTCTTTTTCAATTTCTTCACAATCAATTTCATGCCCACAAAGTGAACATCTTGCTATTTTTCCTATAAACTCTATTGTTTTGCCATCAATATTAAGTTTAATATTTTCGTCTTTTATTTCATATTCAACATCTTTGTCGCAAAAATAGCAGTATTTCTTTTGCACTTATTTCACCTCCAATAAACAAAAAAGCAGGGAATTAAAACCCTGCTTTAAATATCAAAAGGCAATTCATCTTCCGACACTTCTTCAAATCCTTCTGGTATATCATCATTTGATTGTAATTGTTCATGAGCTGTTTCAGAGTGTTCTTCAAGCTTTTTCCCACCTGCAAAGTTAAAAGACTCAATTATAAATACTACTGTATTGTATTCTTCACCAGAAGCTGTTTTTCTTTTTGTATTAACTGCCTTTGCTTCAACAAGTATTGGCTTGCCTTTGTTAAAGTATTTTTGTATTGCTTCCCCTGTCTTTCCAAATGCAATGCATGTTAGAAAATCAACCTTCTTTTCCCCATTTACAATCCTGTTAATTGCTATTGTTATTCTTATAAGTTTTTTACCATTTTGTGTGTCATAGCTTTCTGGATCTCTTACAAGGTTGCCAAGAAATATACACTTGTTCATAATATACCCTCCTTATTCTTTCTTAATTACAACGAACGTTCCTTCTTTTTCTTTCTCTTTTATTGCTTTTATTTTTTCTTTATCGCCTCCAACTTCAATATAACTTATTCCTATTGGTTGATAATTGTTTTGTTGTTGTTGTTTTTGTATTTCTTCTGCTGTCCTAAATCCTGCGTCATACATATTAAACACGCGAACATTGTCAATGTATTCAGATTTTGCAGGCTTTTCGGTTTTTTTTTCAGGCATATATAATAATTTTATATTCTCATATTTCTCTATAAACGAAATTGGGAACACTTCTACTTTAACTATTGTTGCATACTCATTATATGCACTTATATATACTCGGTCTAACAATTTATTTTTTATTATAGGTTCACCTCTTAAAATATCATAAGGGGCATATTTACCTATTACTTCGTTAGGATTTCTTACTGCTGGAATAACGCAAGGCTTTGTTACATTTGTTATTGCCAGTTTATCTATTGTTATTTTTTCTCCTTTTTTTATATCTGTTCCAGCTATTATTATTGTTTCAATTGAGTTTTTTGTTTTTTCTTGAAATAACTGATATTCACCAATAATTATTATCCCAGCTATCATTACCCCCACTATTGCAAATATGATTTTTTTTAGTTTCATTTTTATCCCCTCTTTTAATTTAGTTGAACTCCCATTTGTTCTTTCATTCTGTCATCAATGGTTTTTATTAATTTATCTGCTGTTATTGAACAACCAGTAATAGATGGCATTACTGCCATTGTTACAAATAACATTAAAAAGGCAGACCCAATTATTTCTGACATGCCTCTATTATCCTTTAATATTTCAATAATTCTTATTAATATTTTTTTTAGCAAATTATATACACCTCCTTATAAAATAAAAAAGGGACAGAAAATTCTGCCCCTTACTTAATGAAAGACGCACCTGCAAATAAAACTGCTACAATTACAACACATAGCCAAAACAATGATTTTATTGTTGGCAATTTTACATTATTCTCTTTTTTCATTACATCAAATGGTGAAGCTGAACCAAAAAGAATAGCTCCTGTTGTGTAAATACCTAATCCAAAACCAGCAATAATAAGACCAATTTGAATTAAAAATGTTTTCATTGTAAAAAACCTCCTACATGTATAATTTAATAATGTTATATATTTCAAAGCCACTACTTGCCAACATTCCTATAAATATGAATGGCATTGTAGGTAGCTTTGTTGCCCATATTGACTCTTTTTTAATATAACTTCTTATATATGCATATACTATTTCTATTAATCCACCAATTAGTATTGTTAATCCTATATATTCACCTGTTAGTAGTGCAATTGATGGTATATATTTTACATCTCCACCATCAAAAGCTTTTAATAATAAAGCTACTAATAACATAACAAAAAATATCATAAGAGCTATTTGTAGGTGTCCATTTTTTAATAGTTCTAATCTGAAAATAATAATTGAGGCTATTAAGTTAATAGCCCATAATATATCTGGAACTACATTTTTTTTATAATCGTAATAACCTGCTATTGTTGTTGTTATTAATGCTATTCCTAATGCAATAAACATTTTTATCAAATTAATCACTCCCTGTTTCTAATATATCTATATCTTTATGAACTGTTATAGGAATATACTCGCCTAATACATCTCCTTTGTATAACCTTTTTATTTGGGTTTCTATAACAATATGAATACTTGGTAGTGTTATCTCTTTCCCATAAGGACATATTGTAGGTGTATCTGTTGAATCGTATACAATAATTTCTTTTATTACTATTGGATCTTTTATAAGTCCCGATTTAGGAATAAAATTATTATCTAAATTAAGATTTTTCTTCAAAAAATATTCAAAATTTTCAGCAATAATTGATTTTTGCACATCTCCTAAATCAACTCCTATCGAAACGTTATATAATGAAGCTAATGCTGAAATTGTTACTGCTCTTTCAATTCTGTTCTTTGAATTTATTGCTAATGTTATATCTAATTGATATAACGAAAGAGGCATGACTACCAGCAGTAAAAGAATTGAACCCATAAGTGCAACTCCATTACCATTATTGCTTTTCAAAATTCTTCTTACTGACTGAATAATAAGGACCAACAACGACTGCTTTTGTTTCATTGGTTAATCCTCCAGCTTTGATAATGGAAATTCTTTTAAATGTCATTTGTGTAGTTATTTTTAATTTTACTTCATTGCCGAAATCTACTGGTGACGGGGTGTAATCAATTTGTGTGTTACCTAAATCAAAGCCTGCATTTGATATACTTTGCAGTAATTGAGAATATGCTTCTGTTGTTAAACCACCTTCTGTTTCCATACGAATTATATATGTTTTCCCTATTTCTTCTAATCTTTGGTATCTTTGCAGATCCAAAAACATTATTATTGGATTTAAAGATATAGAAATAATCAGAGGCAATATAATTAATGCCCCTGTTATTTCTGAATTACCTTTTTTGTCTTTTAATGTGTTTCTTATTAATGAAATAAATCTTTTCATTAAATCACCTTCTAATTTATTTGGTTTAAATAGTTCATGCTGTTATTTATTTTGTCGTTTAAATTGTTATATCCTGTTCCTAATGTGTTACCTATACTTTGTAGTGGTTTACCTAAAATAAAGACAATAAAAATAATCAAAAATGCAACTCCGATAATTTCTGACATTCCGCTGTTGTCTGCTAACATTTCCATAATAGTATTAAATACCTTTATTACATATAAATATATTTTTGTCATATTCTTATCACCTCCATAAAAAAATGGGGCAGATTTTCTCTACCCCACTTTAGTTGATTTGGTTTAAATATTGCAGATTGCTGTTAAGTTTGTTGTTTAAATTGTTGTAGCCTGACCCTAAAGTTCCACCAATATTTTGCAATGGTTTTCCAAGAACAAATACTACAAATATTAATAAAAATGCAACACCAATTATTTCTGACATACCTCTGTTGTCTGTTAAAATGTTTTTGATTTCTTTAAATAACTTTATTATCATAATTCTTACCTCCATAAATTTATTTTTTTATATAGTTTAAATAGTGATAAAAACATCTCAATTGACGTTTTTATACTATTAACCTTACTATTTTTAACTTCTTTCCATTCTACTGGCATTTCTAATATTCGATATTTTTTCTTTTTTGCTCTTAATAAGAGTTCAACATCAAAAGCAAATTTATTGAGCATAAATGGTTCTTCAAACAAATCTTTTACCACCGAAATATTAAATATTTTTAAACCACATTGAGTGTCTTTTATCCCAAGATTAAAAATATCATTAGCAATGAATGAGAAAACTTTGCTCATTAGTTTTCTTTTAAAACTTCTATCAACAACTGCACCTTTTAAATGTCTTGAAGCTACTATAACGTCATAACTGTCAATATATTTAATTAGATTTTGCCATTGATTATATGATACGCTTAAATCTGCATCAGAAAAAATAATAAAGTCTGGATTATAATTTAAAGCTCTTAACATTCCCACCCTCACCGCATAACCCTTTCCCATGTTTTTCTTTAGCCTTATTACTTCAAAGCCCATCTTTTTTGCGATACTTGAAGTTATATCATCAGATCCATCATCTACAAGTATTACATGAAATTCTTTTTTTATTTGTTGCCATTCTAATAGCTTTTCTGGTAATCTTAATGCTTCATTATATGCTGGAACTACTAATACCCCTCTCAACTCCTACACCTCCTTTCTTCTTAACTATTGCTAACATTGATAATCCTTTAGGCAAATATGGTAATAAAAAATACTCTATTGATATTATCAAATAGAGCATTGTATTCACTAAATTTGGTATTTGTCTTAAATTGTCTTTACCTTTAGTTATTTTTCTGTAAATATATTCCATGGGATATAAAATACTGTTGTAATAATATATTTTATATTCATATCCTGATAATAACTTTATTAAATCATTTTTAGTATATCTTCTATAATGTCCACATTTAATATCATGCTCATTAAACAATTTGGGGTTAGCTGGAACAGTTATTATAGCAATCCCATCATCTTTAAGGTTATTATCTATAAATTTTTTTATTACATTATCATCTTGCAAGTGTTCCAATACGTCTAATACTAATACAACGTCATATTGTTCCTTTAGTTCAACTTCTTCAATAGGGACTTTAATTATATTCATATTATGATTTTCTGAATATGGATCAATTCCTGTGTATTGATAAAACTTTGCAAAGTATGCTGGACCACAACCAATATCCAAAACTCTTGGTGTGTATTTAATCTTTAAATTCTTTTCTATTAATTTATGAACAATTTTATACTTTCCCTTGAACCACCAATGAGTATTATATAATTTATTCATTTTGAGTATTTCTTGAATTTCCACATTGAACCCCCCTTATTGTTTAACTTCTAAAACAGCAGATATATCGTCTTTGTATAGAACTTTATATCCTTTTGCTAATAAGTATTTGTAAAAAGATGATGCAGTAGGATAATAAATATATTTTATCTTGTATTTTTTTATAAATTCTTCTGGATCTTTTTGTAATAACGTGCAATTAACATATTCATTCCAGTAGTTTCTATTAGCAAAGTAATATAAATCTCCTCTGCTATCTACTGAACACTTTATATCTTTAAATATTAAATATCCTCCTAAATGATAGTCGTTTAAAATTTTATCTTTAATATTATTTTTAATCATATATTCTATTGCTCTAAATGGCTTCATTGCGTCTGATTTCGTAAAATATTGGTTGTTAGGAATAAAAAGATGTGTATTATTAATAATAAACATTATGATTGTTACTTGAATTAGTATCATGGCTTGATTTTCTATATTTTTAATACTTCTGGGTAGAATATCAATATCTTTTACCGCATAAGCAGATAATATCGCAAATATTGCTATATTCCTTATTGATGTTAAATACATTGTTAATCCTAACAAAACTATTATTATGTCTTTATATTTCATTTTTCTTGCTGATATTATTATTAATGCAATTATTACTATTGTAATTATTATAGTTAGCTTATCGTGAAAATTAGGACTTAACCATTCATTTATTACATCAACCAACTCTTTTGCTGTTGTAAGTTTAATAAAAAACAAATAGACATTTATAAAATGAGGATTGATTAAAGACGAAATAAATGTAACTATTGGAGTTTTAATATGGTTTTTTATTTTTTTATCCTCTAAAAAGTCTAAAAATTCAATAAAACTTACCAAGATTACTCCAAATACTACTGATGAATGAATATTGGTCCATATAAGAAATATCATTGATATATATAGATATGAATATTTGGGTTTGATTTTTATTATATAAATAACCAATAAAAGCATTAATAAGGCAAGGACATGTGGACGACTGCAAGTGTAACCATATTTAGACCATAAAAATATCCCTAAAATAAATATTGTATTGGAAATTAACTTATCAAATATCAATTGCCCTATAAATAATATCAATACTAATGTAATTAAGTTTACTACAAATAATCCAGCAAAACCAAAAGGTTTATATATTAAATATGCCATTATCTCCCATAACCATTCATGCGAATACCATTTCTTACCTTCAACAACCCATGAAAAAACATCTTTAGTAAGTATTGTTTTATGTTCGACCATATACTGTCCTGCTTTTAAATGCCATAATGTATCGTTTTGAATAAAATAGTTAATTGACATAATGCTTAAAAAATATGCTAATATAAAAGAAAAACCTAAATATATGAGTGTTTTCTTTTTTCTATCACTCAATTTAATTCCTCCAATACAAGCAAACTTATAAAACTAACTGCCAAAGAATACTGACATGTTTTCCATTATTGAATTGTATATTGGGAAAAAATATACAAACATTGCACCAAAAAGAATTACTGCTATTGCAACTGTAACTAACGATGTTACTGATTCTTTCTTTTTAATTAAATTCTCTGCACTCTTAACTGCCTGCATTTTTGAAAATGTTTCCAGAGCTATTATCCCGCTTGTCCCCATTTTATCTATTTCTTTTAATGAATTTTTCAATAGTTTAATATCGCTAATTGGTATTTCCTTTTCAAGTTCATAAAAGGCTTCTTCTATATCTTTTGTTTTTAAGTATATCGCACCCGCCCTTTTAAATATCATTTTTATTTTTTCATCTTTAAACATTTCCCCAGAAGCTTCAAAAATCTTTTCAATTGGAACATTGGTTTTTATTCCAACTTCAAATAATGTAACAATTGAAGATAATTGATAACTTATTTTATTTAATCTATTTTTCTTGAATTCTTCTGGTAGTTTATACATTAATATTCCAAAGCCAAAACCCCCAGCTATTCCAATATACGTTCCAGTCCAATAATAACCTATAATTGAGCCTAAAATAAAGCCTATTATAGCTAATAATATTTTTATTATATTTGTTTTCTTATCTTCATTATCTTTTTTATCTATTTTTGTTTGTATTCTAAATGATATTATAAAACTATAAATAAAATATATTGCTACTGCTAATACAATTATTTGTATTGCAAAAGGAATTGTTTTTACTATCTGGCTCATTTCTATTCCTCCAACCAGTTCATAAGCATTTTGCCTATTATTAATGCTATTGTATCGGCAACTAAAGTTACTAATACTGCTTGAAATCCTAATTTTTCAATAATCTCTTTTGTCGTTAATGCATTTGATACCATGTATATAGTAATTAATATTGTAAAAAATATAACTCCAATTCCTACACTTATTGTTCCTTTTAACTGGCTTCTTATTTTTTGCTTTTCATACTCACTTTCAAGTAATCTTGTTGTTATATCAACTATATTAGCACCGCTTTCATCTGCGTAATAGACAAGTGTAAAAAAGTTTGTATAACTTGGCATACCTATATCTTTGCTTATTTTTTTAAACAGTTCTTCAAAAGTTAATTGTCCTTTTTCATATAAAAAAATATTTTCAATTAATATGTGTCTTATAGGTTCTTTTATGAAATCACAAACTTCTTTTAATGCCCTTAATGTATTATTGCTGACTGCGTATATGCTTGCAAAGGTTGAAGTAAAATATATAAATTCATCTTGCAATTTCCCTTTAGAAAAGGACACTAAAAACTCCCATATAAAATAAAGCAAAATAAATGCCAAAACTGACATTGTTATTGCTTTATATAAATTTGTTTGCATTGCTATAAGAAATACTGCTATTGTAATTGCTATTTGTAAAATAAAATATATTTCAAATAGAAGTAAAGGGTTGATTACTGCTCTGATATATTTCTCTTTCTCTTTCATTTTCCTGTAAAATATCATATTCATACTCCTTTTTCTTTACGTTATATAATTGCATTAGTCTATATCTTCTCATATACACTATATAATCTAATGAGTTTACAAGCACATTTTCTAAATATTCTACTGGTAAGTCTGTGCTTGCCATTTTCATTAGCATAACTAATTTAGGTATTGTTTCGCTTGCTGAATTTGTATGGACTGTTGTCATAGACCCATTCATACCAGAATAGACTGCAAAAACCCATTGATATGCCTCTTTCCCTTTGACCTCACCAATTATTATTCTGTTTAGAGTTTCTAAACAGCCTATTCTTGTTAACTCGAATAAGTCATATTGTTTAAGCCAAGCTTGCATTTCTGATGCTCTTATAATTTCAACCATTGAATTTTCGTGTATCCTTGGTATTTCAAAGGTTTCTTGTATTATTGCATATCTTTCTGTTTCTGGTAT carries:
- a CDS encoding dolichyl-phosphate beta-glucosyltransferase, which gives rise to MRGVLVVPAYNEALRLPEKLLEWQQIKKEFHVILVDDGSDDITSSIAKKMGFEVIRLKKNMGKGYAVRVGMLRALNYNPDFIIFSDADLSVSYNQWQNLIKYIDSYDVIVASRHLKGAVVDRSFKRKLMSKVFSFIANDIFNLGIKDTQCGLKIFNISVVKDLFEEPFMLNKFAFDVELLLRAKKKKYRILEMPVEWKEVKNSKVNSIKTSIEMFLSLFKLYKKINLWR
- a CDS encoding single-stranded DNA-binding protein; translation: MNKCIFLGNLVRDPESYDTQNGKKLIRITIAINRIVNGEKKVDFLTCIAFGKTGEAIQKYFNKGKPILVEAKAVNTKRKTASGEEYNTVVFIIESFNFAGGKKLEEHSETAHEQLQSNDDIPEGFEEVSEDELPFDI
- a CDS encoding class I SAM-dependent methyltransferase; protein product: MEIQEILKMNKLYNTHWWFKGKYKIVHKLIEKNLKIKYTPRVLDIGCGPAYFAKFYQYTGIDPYSENHNMNIIKVPIEEVELKEQYDVVLVLDVLEHLQDDNVIKKFIDNNLKDDGIAIITVPANPKLFNEHDIKCGHYRRYTKNDLIKLLSGYEYKIYYYNSILYPMEYIYRKITKGKDNLRQIPNLVNTMLYLIISIEYFLLPYLPKGLSMLAIVKKKGGVGVERGISSSSI
- a CDS encoding prepilin peptidase, whose product is MFIALGIALITTTIAGYYDYKKNVVPDILWAINLIASIIIFRLELLKNGHLQIALMIFFVMLLVALLLKAFDGGDVKYIPSIALLTGEYIGLTILIGGLIEIVYAYIRSYIKKESIWATKLPTMPFIFIGMLASSGFEIYNIIKLYM
- a CDS encoding HD-GYP domain-containing protein produces the protein MDESISILIQLMSEKNPTLLTHSLNVAMLSSLMAEKLEYDCHYFYTAGLLHDVGKILLPNSLLDKSIQLTSEELQIIKNHTYYGSMILTTLNLKEYAHIALNHHNDTQSQAINVQIISIADKFEAMTSFARYYKKPKTKEQALEELYTLNIYEQKLLYALEKTIFDKKQQRACENVKARAEG
- a CDS encoding SAF domain-containing protein; translated protein: MKLKKIIFAIVGVMIAGIIIIGEYQLFQEKTKNSIETIIIAGTDIKKGEKITIDKLAITNVTKPCVIPAVRNPNEVIGKYAPYDILRGEPIIKNKLLDRVYISAYNEYATIVKVEVFPISFIEKYENIKLLYMPEKKTEKPAKSEYIDNVRVFNMYDAGFRTAEEIQKQQQQNNYQPIGISYIEVGGDKEKIKAIKEKEKEGTFVVIKKE
- the iscB gene encoding RNA-guided endonuclease IscB; the encoded protein is MIVFVLNKHGKPLMPCKPSKARKLLKQGKAKVVKKEPFTIQLLYGSSGYKQKCIAGIDAGSKNVGIAVTTEDGRIIYKAQVELRQDIKENIEIRRRLRRTRRNRKTRYRKPRFLNRKRHEEWLPPSIRARVEAHYNIIKKLAQIIPITEIKVEVGQFDTQVLQNPNIYGKEYQQGEMQGFDSVKEYVKIRDGFKCHYAKLRPDIPCSGKLTVDHIIPRSRGGTNNPSNLVCCCDAHNIAKGNMSYKQFTGKQPPTIKDFRPTVFMNVLKDYLVPKLQKIAPTRYTFGLYTRRTRKEWGLEKSHINDAITIAGIKPGWQDDTWYFVKQVRKKKRSLHEEIPRKGRKEPNRKAKRNNKNIKEIVVNSKKWCLWDRVYIPLINKIGYISGFTGKWVYVQDIDGNYLQVSKKYKQINPKEIVLLSRSNNYICQQFIS
- a CDS encoding M23 family metallopeptidase produces the protein MSRVKNYAKSKAKNYAKKKVKNLLLKTAPYWIPIVAILFIVLLITATLQSFLEDGAIADTLSKEDNQKLIQYSIDKAREVNGSMLDYYGTDEELSLNSALINSYYKYLQLNESEEQTLESIKRKLSTIAEKMKPEWEYIKNRRQVETIKTVTYEKIITKQYSYSLKEGVDATVYSVYLPSPTTVTTIERWTEKIKVTDVEPIYLLTKADTIKNTYDITYKMQKSTDYYENNQPKSKSSTFLNEKVEDKQYVKSTTQEIISKNDPQKTTNGTKPSYNSSIIVENCTTNEYQPYVVSEEINEVSEIIPVQDEFKSLNSKDYTRLEDMIKEENKDEDIAMVKAMIVNNAQSYINGQRNADWVFSEINDYENVAGFTSSAYIPAQLLPFFKEAEQRYNIPYWLLGAIAFRESSFNIHATSNVGCYGLMQLQPFNWEAIAPKLGFDVVADRDNPEAQILAGTHLLSGYIQKWSNKNPEQIDWQGEGWKDEIMPALAHYWGINDVEYCRRTYGAKVVETAQTYRNIDTFMASGTAKPIAGEIHITSPFGMRFHPVYNTWKMHNGIDIATGYGEPIFAVADGVITHAGNWGGGGLTVILKSGNYEFIYCHLSKIDVQVGKQVKEGEILGGTDSTGASTGNHLHFGTKLNGVYVDPLSVLPTLQ